From Thermonema lapsum, the proteins below share one genomic window:
- a CDS encoding glycosyltransferase, with the protein METPLVSVIALCYNHAPYLEQALWSVVGQTYPCVELLIVDDASRDASKVRIIEWMENYYHECARQSIKPRAIRTFFFEKNKGNCRAFNYALQWAKGKYVIDFSTDDVLLEKHIETHVRQLEQHPEAGVSFSNAWYIDAQGKVLGTHYPIDEAEHAKIAVPSGNVKVPVLRSAFICTPTMVIRSALLHRLGGYNESLSYEDFDFWVRASACTSFLFVDACTVMKRQTAVSHGSGFYAPAPNAHLRSTLRVTHKALSLCQTEEEYRALAYRTFYHWRLAIYVGDKEAAQGFEEVLRCSALRAYLSRPAWMMGKLLSLGYWRPFYLFYLRCRHSLCRRLR; encoded by the coding sequence ATGGAAACGCCCTTAGTGTCTGTCATTGCTTTGTGTTACAACCATGCTCCTTATTTGGAACAGGCGCTGTGGTCGGTGGTTGGGCAGACTTATCCTTGTGTGGAGTTGCTAATAGTAGATGATGCCAGCCGCGATGCATCCAAAGTGCGCATCATCGAGTGGATGGAAAACTACTACCATGAATGTGCACGACAGAGCATCAAGCCGAGAGCTATCCGCACTTTCTTTTTTGAAAAGAACAAAGGCAACTGTCGGGCTTTCAATTATGCCCTTCAATGGGCAAAAGGAAAGTACGTTATTGATTTTTCTACGGATGATGTTTTGCTTGAAAAGCACATAGAAACCCATGTGCGGCAGCTCGAGCAGCATCCCGAAGCGGGTGTGAGTTTTTCCAACGCATGGTATATAGACGCACAAGGCAAGGTATTAGGCACGCATTACCCCATAGATGAAGCAGAGCACGCCAAAATAGCAGTACCTTCCGGCAACGTGAAAGTGCCTGTTTTGCGTAGTGCTTTTATCTGCACGCCTACTATGGTGATACGTTCAGCCCTTCTGCATCGCTTGGGGGGCTACAATGAGTCGTTGAGTTATGAAGATTTTGACTTTTGGGTGCGGGCATCGGCTTGCACCTCTTTTTTGTTTGTAGATGCCTGTACAGTCATGAAGCGGCAGACCGCCGTTTCACACGGCAGTGGTTTTTATGCACCTGCCCCCAATGCCCACTTGCGCAGCACTCTGCGAGTTACGCACAAAGCCCTGTCTTTGTGTCAAACCGAAGAGGAATACCGGGCGCTGGCTTATCGTACCTTTTATCATTGGCGCTTAGCTATCTATGTGGGTGACAAAGAAGCAGCGCAAGGCTTTGAAGAAGTCTTGCGCTGTTCGGCATTGCGTGCTTACTTGTCTCGCCCGGCATGGATGATGGGCAAACTACTTTCTTTGGGCTACTGGCGTCCTTTTTACCTGTTTTACTTGCGTTGTCGCCATTCTCTATGTCGTAGATTGCGATGA